The following nucleotide sequence is from Microbulbifer sp. A4B17.
AATGATATTTGCTTTTTCGATACTGTCGATCGGCAAAAGGTATTCGTTTTCACTATCTACACGCAGAACCACTTCATCACCCTCTACACCGGCCAGAAGTCCGCGCCACTTGCGCTGCCCATCCAGAGGCATACGCAGGCGCACTTCAATCTGGGCGCCAATAAAGCGCTCGTACTGGGCCAGCTTATAAAGAGGGCGGTCGAGCCCTGGAGAAGAGACTTCAAGTGTGTACTTACTACTAATGGGATCTTCCACATCCAGTACAGCACTGGATTGGCGGCTCACTTTCTCGCAATCCTCAACGGAAATACCGTTTTCGGAGTCGATATAAATGCGCAGCAGCGCGTTGCGACCGTGGGTTTGGTACTCAATACCCCACAATTCACACCCCAGCGATGCCACCACCGGCGCCAGAAGCTCTTCCAGCAATTCGCGTTTGCTCGCCATTCTCGTCACCACATACAAAAAATGGGCCTACGGCCCACTTCGAAAAATACCTGCAACTTTTCTTGCAGATACGAAAAAGCCCCTGACGGGGCTTTGACCGCACATTCGCGCAGTCAGTGTGCACGAATGCAAAATTTGGTAGCGGGGGCAGGATTTGAACCTACGACCTTCGGGTTATGAGCCCGACGAGCTACCAGGCTGCTCCACCCCGCAACAACGAAAGCGCAATCAAAGTTTTGCCCTAAGGCAAGTTGGTAGCGGGGGCAGGATTTGAACCTACGACCTTCGGGTTATGAGCCCGACGAGCTACCAGGCTGCTCCACCCCGCAACAACAAAAGCGCAATCAAATTTTTCCCTAAGGAAAATTGGTAGCGGGGGCAGGATTTGAACCTACGACCTTCGGGTTATGAGCCCGACGAGCTACCAGGCTGCTCCACCCCGCAACAACTCCAAGAAACAAAGCCTGGTTGATCTTTGTTTCCCTGCGGCGGGACCAGCCCAACCACTCAAGAGGCTGCGCATTCTATTGGTGCTGATCCGGTGAGTCAAGCCGTAATTGGCATTTGTTTTCACCGATGGGTTAAAGACGTCTTTACCATCTCGCAGATCAGTATAGAAAAGGAAGAAAATCCCGCAAGCGGGCAACTTCTATTACTTTCTTTTTTTCCTGCCCATTCATTCTTATTAAAAAACGAAGGCAGGCCACCATCTATAAGCTAGCGGGTTAACTGGTGCACTATTGCTTTTCGAATAGGGGGGAAGCGATCACTGACTCGCAACACCATTTTGCGCAGCAACTTGGCCGGTAAGCGATCGTCAGTAAATAAATCCACCACCCTATTAGTCCCAGAGTAAATCGGCTTGGATTCAACCCGGTGCAGCATCTGGTAACGGGCCAGGGCCCGAGTCAGCTTGGCTGGATTATATAGACGACTAACGCTATCCAGTTGGCGGGCCAAAGTATCCGCACCGGCTAAGCCCAAATTAAATCCATGTGCAGTCACTGGATGCATCCCCACAGCGGCATCTCCCACCAAGGCAAAGCGCTCAGTGAAAAAGTGATGTGCGTATACCGCAACCAATGGATAACAGTGGCGCTCGCCAAAAGCTTTGACACTGCCGAGCTGGGACGCACTTTCGCGAGATACGTGCCCGGCGAACTCATCATTACCCATCGCCATAATTTGGGCAGAGAGGCTGGCGGGAACAGTAACCACGGCCGATGAAATATTTGGCTTGGGCAAAGGCAGCAGTGCCAGTGTCGAGCCGTAGCGGAAACACTCCCGGGCAATACCATCGTGGGGCAATGCGGTGCGTACAGGGCCAACAATCGCCACTCGGCCAAAGTCGCGCATATCGGCGCCAATGCCCGCCATGCGCCGCACTTCAGAAAAACGACTATCGGCCGCAACCACCAGGGAAGCGCGCACGCCCTCCCCCTCTGCCAGCTCAAGATGACGCATAGCACCGCTCAATGTCATCCCGGTAACAGTTGAGTTATCAAGCAGCGCTATATTCTCGGCCTCCAAAACTGTCTCATATAAGATTCGCCGGATCGCAGAGTTGGAGACAATAAAACCCAGGGGCCCCTTCTCTCCCGGGCTAAAGTGGAGTGTCGAAGGGGAATTGCCATCGACTACTTCGGCAGCATTTAGTGGACTGATCTCTTCCGGGGATAATCTCTGCCAGGCCCCCAGTTCTTGCAGCAGCTTGTAGGATTTGTGTGTCAGGGCAATCTCGCGACCATCGTCAACGGGAGCGGACAGCGCCGACTTATCCTGGCGCTCAATAATTACTACCTGACACCCTTTACGGGCGAGCATCACCGCCAAGGAAAGCCCAGCCGGTCCAGCACCTACGATAGCTACATCGGACTCCGTCATTTTCACACCCCTGATTTGCACGCAACAAATACAAGTCACTCTATTGACTTACACCCGGGATAAACTGATCCAGATCAGGTTAAAGCCAATCCCAAGCTGCTCTACAGAGGTATAAAATGGTGAACTTTAGGAGTATAAGATATCAATCCCGCCACCAGCGCTCCCGAAAAAACTGGAGCACCATGGAGCTCAAATATGGAACTTAAAATTCATTTTATTAACGCATTTACCGACAAAGTCTTTCACGGAAATTCAGCCGGAGTTGTTGTTACTGAGGATTGGCTGGATGAAAATTTAATGCAGTCCATCGCCGCAGAAAATAATCTTTCCGAAACCGCTTTCCTGGTAAAACGCCCAGACGCCAGTTATAAAATTCGCTGGTTTTCACCGTTAACGGAAATTGATTTTTGTGGTCATGCCACCCTGGCCTCAGCCCATGTTCTTTTTTCTCAAAACCCTCAATGCGAGCAACTCCAGTTCCATGCGACCGCTGTGGGAAAAATGACAATAAACCGAGGAGAAAATGGAATTATTTCCATGGACTTCCCACGAAGGGAGCCGCAGCCTGTAGATCGCATACCACCGGAATTACTGGAGGGGCTTTCAATAACACCGACCCAGGTGTTACTTAACAACCAAGCTTACTTTGCCATCTACGATAGTGAGCGAGAGGTATTAGATGTACAGCAGGATGCGAGCAGCCTGCGAAAGCTCGCCCCCTACGATGTGGTCGTCACGGCAAAATCCGATAAGTACGATTTTATCTCCCGATACTTCTGGCCATCCAATGGTGGTGCCGAAGATCCGGTGACCGGCTCTATTCACACAGGGCTCGCCCCTTATTGGTCGCAAATTCTGGATAAGAAAGAGTTGATCGCCTATCAGGCCTCCACGCGCGGCGGCCTGATGAATTGCACTATCGCCGGGAACAGGGTCATTATCTCAGGCAAAGCAGTACCCTACCTTGAAGGCACAATACAGGTATAAACAATAAACCGCATATCTACTGAAAGGAAGCTAGGACTGATGAACAAAACAGGATCCTGCCTTTGTGGCACCGCACGCTACGAGATCGACGGAGACTTTGAGGGCTTTTTTCTCTGCCACTGCGGCTACTGCCGTAAGGACACCGGCTCTGCCCACGCCGCCACTTTATTTTCCTCTACAGCTAAGCTCAAGTGGATGGCCGGTAGTGAGGCCAGCAAAATTTTTAAACTGGCAGGAACCCGACACAGTAAAAGTTTTTGTACAGAGTGTGGCTCGGCCCTGCCACTGGAGGATAAAGAACTCGGACACCTGGCAGTCCCAGCCGGTAGCCTGGACAGCCCGATAGAAATAAAACCTAACGCCCATATTTTTATGGCCAGTAAAGCCGAGTGGGATCAGGATCTTGAAGGAATTCCACGAGTTGATACCTTTCCACAAATGGACAAGGTCGATTCAGATTAGAATCACAGTCCCGCAGCTGCCATAACTGTTAACAGCGGGACTGGATAAAAACTCTTAGCCGGGATGACCATCAACACGAGGCTGGAATAACACTGGAGTGTAATACAGTAGGAAAAGTGTATAACCGATCACCCAGGCAATAATTGCAGCTAGAAAGCCGCTCGGGGCGGGTGCCCAAAAAACACGTGCGAGCGCGGACAACGCCAGAGCTATAAAAGCCAAAGGCATCAAGCGAGGCGCCTTCAGTATTCGGCCGGTATGACCGAGGCTGACACGGCTGGTCATCGATAAAATCAACCCACCGATACCACCAACGGCAAAAGCGTGTAAGGCAGGGCTCTGCCAGGAGGGCGCAATTTTGCTCCACGCCAGAGCGGCCAGGAAACAACCCAAAATAACCAGCCAATAACTCACATGCAGGGACCAAACCATAGGTTCTGACCATATTTTGCTGGGGTGCCAACGCGCCACGCGAATCACCTGCAAAATACCCAGGAAGCAAGCAAAAAAGGCCCAAACCATTTGTGGCAAACCAATAACCACAGACAGCAATAAGCCTACTGCAGAAACATGGGTACCCCACTCCACAGCCGGCAGCTTATCCTTGGGACTCAAATGGAAGCGGCGCGCAGTAAAGAATGGGATAACACGCCCGCCAATCACCAGAATAATTGCAGTCACCAGCAGTAGAGCCAGCAAGGCAATGCGGCTCTGAGCAGCCGGCACCAGCCAATGACTGGCCGATAAAGCAGCAAACATCAGCATCGCTGGCAAGACAAACATATTCCGCCACTGCTTGGTTCTCAGCACCCGGGCTCCAAGCAAGAAGGCTGAGAACAGGAAAAAGGACACTTCAGCAATCACCGGCATCCAGATAGGGACTGCCGCCAACAGGTAGCCCAGACGAGCCAAGAGCCACAAGCCGACCAAAGCAATAAGCTGGGTTCCCTTTGGAGAGGGTATACCTGTCCAGGTTTGCATGGCTGTTCCCAGGAATCCCACCACAACAGTAGCCGCGAAGCCGAACAGCATCTCATGGGAGTGCCAGACTACTCCCATACGAAATGCCGGCATTTGCCAACCGAGCAGCTGCCCCTGCCAGATCACCAGGGCAACCATACTCCACAGGGCCGCCCCCCAGAAAAAGGGGCGAAACGGCATACGCCAGATAGGTGCAATAGACTCCGCACGCGCGCGGTCAACAATAGGTATCAAAATCCATTCTCCTTACCAACTACGGGAGAGCCAGGCTCCCTACTCAAATAATTCGCAGTACAAGACCACCCCGACAGGCCTGCTTTGTTTGGAGAATCAAAGGCGTCCTATAAAAAGCAGGACACAGAGGTTTTATCTGTCCGGCGGCGCCGCTAGCTAAGCGGAAGCACCGACTTTTCAGTCATCCGCATCAGTGCGGGATATCGCCCGAGATTCCATTTCCAGGGATTGGGAAAGAACCCTATTCTTACTCAATTAACAAAAATAGTTAACAAAAAAATGAGCAGTCTGTGAATTAATCTCTTCGTAGCGAGAAAATTTTTATCCGTGTAAAGGAGAAACAAAAACCCCATATTTTATAGGGTTATTTCCATTATTTAGAGGGATAAAGTGTGACAGAGATGAAGTGCACTTGAAGTATCGCACAGGCCTGCTATTTCTGGGAAGTACTTCCCTTCACAAAAAGCAAACTCACGATGAGTGCTGCAGCGGCCAAACATGCATTGACCGTAAATGCCCGATCAATTCCTTCAGACAGCTCCGGAGCCATTGCCACAACAGTTGTGTTCATTGCCAGTCCAATAGCTCCACCAACAATTTGGAACATGTAAATTAATGCCGCCGCTAAACTTGCCCTAGCGGGCCCCAATACAGTAACAGCAGTAGTCGTTATGGTGGGAAAATACAAACCCAAGCCCACACCTAAAACAAGCATCCCCGGAACCAGGTGAAGATATCGATCGTGGATAATTAACCCGGAGAGCAAAAACATTCCAAACCCTAAAAAAAGGGCTGCGGCAGCTAAAATCATTTTGGCCCCCATAACTTCATAAAGCCATCCCGCGATATAAGATACCACCGCATAGGTAACCATAACCGGCAGCAAACCGGCACCGGACCACACCGCAGAAAAGCTCAATTCCTTAATCAGGAACTGGGGTATATAGAGGAGCATAGATACGAAAGTGACCGATAAAAATAATGTAACTAAAGCAATACTAAAGAAGTGCCAATTGCTAGCTACGTCTGATGGAATAAGCGGATCCGAGCGGGTGTGGGGCTCTATCCAGGCAAACATTAGAAAAAATAAAACTGAAGTTACAAAGAGTCCGATAACTAACGGGCTTCCAAAGCCTACATCAATAACAAAATCCAGAGACAGCATTAGTGCTAAAAGGCTAATAGATAGGGAAACCATCCCCAAGTAGTCGACTTTTTTATTTCTTTCGGCCGGCTTATCAGCTTCAATAACTTTCCAGCCGACTAACATCGCCGCCAAAGCAATAGGAAAGTTAATAAAAAATATCCAGCGCCAACTGAAAAAATCTGTAAAAAACCCACCCAGCAATGGACCAACTGAATTTGCAAAACCACATACGGTCATTATCAAACCACCCGCTTGCCCCGCCCTGTCTTCTGGCATAATCTGGTAAGTCATTCCAAGAACAGCAGGCCACATCAGGGCACCACCAACCCCCATCAATGCCCTACTTCCTAGCAACATCCACTCATTTACCGCAAGACCACCCATAACAGAAAAGAACACAAAGATTGAAGTTCCAATAAAGAAAAGACGACGCCGACCAAACATATCCGCCAAACGTCCGCCCGTAACAATAAGAATACCAAACACCAGGGCATAACCATTTAGCACCCACTGAAGAGTGGAGATATCAGCATTAAAATGCTTTTCCATTGCGGGAATAGCAACAGAGAAGGCGGTAAAATCATTGGCCACCAAAAATACAGCAAACGACAAGGCTGTCAGGCCAATTATCTGTGATCTGGATAGCGGGGTCTTTGAGACTGCCATATAAACAGGACTTCAAATTTTATAAACGCAGTACCTGAAATAGAAGCTTGGACCAATTAGATCTAAACCGCTAGAATTTTTAGCGTGCATTCTTTAACAGCCATACTAACGATAACTTCCTACAGACTTTATTACTAGTATTTGAGTGCTTTTATCCTATACAACTAACAACGCCTATTGGCAATACTATTTTCAACAAATTAGGACTAGATATTATCGACACCTGTTTTTACGTGTCATTATCATTTTTTAAATGAGGCAAACCGCCGGCATGAAGACAGTAGGAACAAGCACAAAATTTTTTGAGTCATGGAGGTATTACTCAAAGATAAATTAAGGATCACTGCCCAGGCATAGCCAAGTATTAATGCCAACAATAATGGCTTGGAGCCAGTGCAAGCAAGCAGTCTCACTACTTCCTCCCATCATTCAGGGCTGATCAAGTTAACCCTGTACTTTCCCTACATAACTGGCAGCAGTTTGCCAGGACACACTGACAGCAGGTATCAATATAGATTTCATCTGCGAAATATAGGAGTTTTTCTGTCTCCAATCAGCAGCCATAAATAGCCAATTGAAATATAGGAATATTTGTGAAAATCATCCTGTTAACGATCACTTATTCTTCCCTAGAAATTACTGACTTAGCACAAGCAGACAGTACCTATCTTATCTATCAAGCGGGCACTGGCAATACTGTAATGGGGGGGGCAAAGTGATCCAACAATTATTAAGAACTTTTTACAGAAACAGTAAAAACTGAAAAAAACGAAGTAATAGTGATCCGCAAATCTAATCATTCAGGAACTTC
It contains:
- the rimP gene encoding ribosome maturation factor RimP, whose product is MASKRELLEELLAPVVASLGCELWGIEYQTHGRNALLRIYIDSENGISVEDCEKVSRQSSAVLDVEDPISSKYTLEVSSPGLDRPLYKLAQYERFIGAQIEVRLRMPLDGQRKWRGLLAGVEGDEVVLRVDSENEYLLPIDSIEKANIIPQFTK
- a CDS encoding MFS transporter, coding for MAVSKTPLSRSQIIGLTALSFAVFLVANDFTAFSVAIPAMEKHFNADISTLQWVLNGYALVFGILIVTGGRLADMFGRRRLFFIGTSIFVFFSVMGGLAVNEWMLLGSRALMGVGGALMWPAVLGMTYQIMPEDRAGQAGGLIMTVCGFANSVGPLLGGFFTDFFSWRWIFFINFPIALAAMLVGWKVIEADKPAERNKKVDYLGMVSLSISLLALMLSLDFVIDVGFGSPLVIGLFVTSVLFFLMFAWIEPHTRSDPLIPSDVASNWHFFSIALVTLFLSVTFVSMLLYIPQFLIKELSFSAVWSGAGLLPVMVTYAVVSYIAGWLYEVMGAKMILAAAALFLGFGMFLLSGLIIHDRYLHLVPGMLVLGVGLGLYFPTITTTAVTVLGPARASLAAALIYMFQIVGGAIGLAMNTTVVAMAPELSEGIDRAFTVNACLAAAALIVSLLFVKGSTSQK
- a CDS encoding NnrS family protein produces the protein MIPIVDRARAESIAPIWRMPFRPFFWGAALWSMVALVIWQGQLLGWQMPAFRMGVVWHSHEMLFGFAATVVVGFLGTAMQTWTGIPSPKGTQLIALVGLWLLARLGYLLAAVPIWMPVIAEVSFFLFSAFLLGARVLRTKQWRNMFVLPAMLMFAALSASHWLVPAAQSRIALLALLLVTAIILVIGGRVIPFFTARRFHLSPKDKLPAVEWGTHVSAVGLLLSVVIGLPQMVWAFFACFLGILQVIRVARWHPSKIWSEPMVWSLHVSYWLVILGCFLAALAWSKIAPSWQSPALHAFAVGGIGGLILSMTSRVSLGHTGRILKAPRLMPLAFIALALSALARVFWAPAPSGFLAAIIAWVIGYTLFLLYYTPVLFQPRVDGHPG
- the ubiM gene encoding 5-demethoxyubiquinol-8 5-hydroxylase UbiM, whose amino-acid sequence is MTESDVAIVGAGPAGLSLAVMLARKGCQVVIIERQDKSALSAPVDDGREIALTHKSYKLLQELGAWQRLSPEEISPLNAAEVVDGNSPSTLHFSPGEKGPLGFIVSNSAIRRILYETVLEAENIALLDNSTVTGMTLSGAMRHLELAEGEGVRASLVVAADSRFSEVRRMAGIGADMRDFGRVAIVGPVRTALPHDGIARECFRYGSTLALLPLPKPNISSAVVTVPASLSAQIMAMGNDEFAGHVSRESASQLGSVKAFGERHCYPLVAVYAHHFFTERFALVGDAAVGMHPVTAHGFNLGLAGADTLARQLDSVSRLYNPAKLTRALARYQMLHRVESKPIYSGTNRVVDLFTDDRLPAKLLRKMVLRVSDRFPPIRKAIVHQLTR
- a CDS encoding GFA family protein: MNKTGSCLCGTARYEIDGDFEGFFLCHCGYCRKDTGSAHAATLFSSTAKLKWMAGSEASKIFKLAGTRHSKSFCTECGSALPLEDKELGHLAVPAGSLDSPIEIKPNAHIFMASKAEWDQDLEGIPRVDTFPQMDKVDSD
- a CDS encoding PhzF family phenazine biosynthesis protein; translation: MELKIHFINAFTDKVFHGNSAGVVVTEDWLDENLMQSIAAENNLSETAFLVKRPDASYKIRWFSPLTEIDFCGHATLASAHVLFSQNPQCEQLQFHATAVGKMTINRGENGIISMDFPRREPQPVDRIPPELLEGLSITPTQVLLNNQAYFAIYDSEREVLDVQQDASSLRKLAPYDVVVTAKSDKYDFISRYFWPSNGGAEDPVTGSIHTGLAPYWSQILDKKELIAYQASTRGGLMNCTIAGNRVIISGKAVPYLEGTIQV